From one Pagrus major chromosome 21, Pma_NU_1.0 genomic stretch:
- the ccl25a gene encoding C-C motif chemokine 5, whose protein sequence is MGFNTLFFLLIISCVCLALSQVAYDDCCLKYVTRMSHGAKKHAVDYRLQVPDGGCNMPAIIFKMRRGRKICTNPRDMWVIELKERIDNIKARKQEGKRHRKPGSQRPNRG, encoded by the exons ATGGGGTTCAACACGCTGTTTTTCCTGCTGATCATATCTTGTGTTTGCCTTGCATTGTCACAAG TGGCCTATGATGACTGCTGTTTGAAATATGTGACAAGAATGAGCCATGGTGCAAAGAAACATGCAGTGGACTACAGACTGCAGGTGCCAGATGGAGGCTGCAACATGCCTGCTATAAT CTTCAAAATGAGGAGGGGGCGCAAGATATGCACAAACCCCAGAGACATGTGGGTCATAGAACTGAAGGAGAGGATTGACAACATCAAAGCCAGAAAGCAGGAAGGCAAGAGACACAGGAAG CCCGGTTCACAACGCCCGAATAGAGGCTGA
- the ranbp3b gene encoding ran-binding protein 3b isoform X3, whose amino-acid sequence MTSLHLLLTDKPAIAPPVFVFQKDKAQKRSAEGSSAEDGEDSDKDEGSYIPPVKRERTSSFPPPHSVPKNNVFMPSSFCQSPTGNSDSEPEEKPMGFRLKPPTLIHGQAPSSGVPSQKPKEQQRSVLRPAVLQAPPSKSHIESNSSCGTNGVKKSSDGAPGAQSLFLNNTEHSASLAKSLKHENEEDGASGNKDGGGIEKKEADVAISFVFGQNIKDRAKLEENSTEEKSKDGVPLDSQSEGTNYFLQYISTPSSKNATNSTDSGAKFVFGQNMSERVLSPPKGESSNEENKEVSAPPASEPSSQETTPEKVNSVSESLEESAAAYTKATAKKCILEKVDVKTGEESESNVLQMQCKLYVFEKTAQSWIERGRGLLRLNDMASTDDGTLQSRLVMRTQGSLRLILNTKLWPQMQVDKASEKSVRITAMDTEDQGVKVFLISGSSKDVGQLAAALHHRILALKSRAEQEPETPTTTIPEAEVPQSNEDDSDEEDNASASASASTPATSNSEGGESQAAGST is encoded by the exons ATGACTAGCTTACATCTTCTCTTAACAGACAAGCCTGCCATAGCgcctcctgtgtttgttttccaaaaaGATAAAGCACAGAAG CGATCTGCAGAAGGCTCAAGTGCAGAGGATGGAGAAG ATTCAGATAAAGACGAGGGAAGCTATATCCCCCCTGTGAAAAGGGAAAGGACCTCATCGTTCCCACCCCCACATTCTG TTCCCAAGAACAATGTATTCATGCCCTCAAGTTTCTGCCAGTCTCCGACTGGGAACTCTGACTCTGAGCCAG AGGAGAAGCCTATGGGATTCCGTTTAAAGCCACCAACTCTCATACATGGACAGGCACCAAGTTCAG GTGTTCCAAGTCAGAAACCTAAGGAACAGCAACGCAGTGTCCTCCGCCCTGCAGTTCTCCAGGCACCACCCTCTAAATCACATATAGAGTCCA ATTCCAGTTGTGGAACCAACGGTGTGAAAAAGTCATCAGATGGGGCGCCTGGGGCCCAGTCCCTCTTCCTGAACAACACAGAGCACTCAGCCTCCTTGGCCAAGTCACTG aaacatgaaaatgaggaAGATGGAGCAAGTGGTAACAAAGATGGAGGCGGAATAGAGAAGAAGGAGGCAGATGTAGCAATATCTTTTGTGTTTGGTCAGAATATCAAAGACAGAGCAAAG TTGGAAGAGAACAGTACAGAAGAAAAGTCCAAGGATGGTGTGCCACTGGACTCTCAATCAGAGGGCACTAATTATTTCTTACAGTACATCTCTACCCCAAG TTCAAAAAATGCCACAAACAGTACAGACAGTGGGGCAAAATTTGTATTTGGGCAGAACATGTCCGAACGAGTTCTG agTCCCCCAAAGGGTGAGTCCTCaaatgaggaaaataaagaaGTTTCAGCTCCCCCTGCTTCAGAGCCGTCATCACAGGAAACCACCCCAGAGAAGG tgAACAGTGTGTCAGAGTCTTTGGAGGAGTCTGCAGCAGCTTACACCAAAGCCACAGCCAAGAAGTGCATCTTAGAGAAAGTCGACGTCAAAACTGGAGAAGAATCAGAAAGCAATGTTTTACAG ATGCAGTGCAAGTTATATGTATTTGAGAAGACTGCTCAGTCGTGGATAGAGAGAGGTCGAGGTTTGCTGAGGCTCAACGACATGGCATCAACAGACGACGGCACGCTACAGTCTCGTTTAG TGATGAGGACCCAGGGCAGCCTCCGGTTGATCCTCAACACTAAACTTTGGCCCCAGATGCAGGTGGACAAGGCCAGCGAGAAGAGTGTACGAATCACTGCCATGGACACAGAGGACCAGGGGGTCAAGGTCTTCCTAATATCG GGTAGCTCTAAGGACGTAGGTCAACTGGCTGCAGCGTTACATCACCGTATCTTAGCCCTGAAGAGCAGGGCGGAGCAAGAGCCTGAGACTCCAACAACAACCATCCCTGAGGCGGAGGTACCGCAGTCCAATGAGGACGACAGCGACGAGGAAGACAATGCCTCTGCCTCAGCTTCAGCCTCCACTCCTGCTACGA GTAAttcagagggaggagagagccAGGCAGCAGGAAGCACATAG
- the ranbp3b gene encoding ran-binding protein 3b isoform X1 translates to MADLANEDKPAIAPPVFVFQKDKAQKRSAEGSSAEDGEDSDKDEGSYIPPVKRERTSSFPPPHSVPKNNVFMPSSFCQSPTGNSDSEPEEKPMGFRLKPPTLIHGQAPSSGVPSQKPKEQQRSVLRPAVLQAPPSKSHIESNSSCGTNGVKKSSDGAPGAQSLFLNNTEHSASLAKSLKHENEEDGASGNKDGGGIEKKEADVAISFVFGQNIKDRAKLEENSTEEKSKDGVPLDSQSEGTNYFLQYISTPSSKNATNSTDSGAKFVFGQNMSERVLSPPKGESSNEENKEVSAPPASEPSSQETTPEKAVNSVSESLEESAAAYTKATAKKCILEKVDVKTGEESESNVLQMQCKLYVFEKTAQSWIERGRGLLRLNDMASTDDGTLQSRLVMRTQGSLRLILNTKLWPQMQVDKASEKSVRITAMDTEDQGVKVFLISGSSKDVGQLAAALHHRILALKSRAEQEPETPTTTIPEAEVPQSNEDDSDEEDNASASASASTPATSNSEGGESQAAGST, encoded by the exons ATGGCGGACTTGGCAAACGAAG ACAAGCCTGCCATAGCgcctcctgtgtttgttttccaaaaaGATAAAGCACAGAAG CGATCTGCAGAAGGCTCAAGTGCAGAGGATGGAGAAG ATTCAGATAAAGACGAGGGAAGCTATATCCCCCCTGTGAAAAGGGAAAGGACCTCATCGTTCCCACCCCCACATTCTG TTCCCAAGAACAATGTATTCATGCCCTCAAGTTTCTGCCAGTCTCCGACTGGGAACTCTGACTCTGAGCCAG AGGAGAAGCCTATGGGATTCCGTTTAAAGCCACCAACTCTCATACATGGACAGGCACCAAGTTCAG GTGTTCCAAGTCAGAAACCTAAGGAACAGCAACGCAGTGTCCTCCGCCCTGCAGTTCTCCAGGCACCACCCTCTAAATCACATATAGAGTCCA ATTCCAGTTGTGGAACCAACGGTGTGAAAAAGTCATCAGATGGGGCGCCTGGGGCCCAGTCCCTCTTCCTGAACAACACAGAGCACTCAGCCTCCTTGGCCAAGTCACTG aaacatgaaaatgaggaAGATGGAGCAAGTGGTAACAAAGATGGAGGCGGAATAGAGAAGAAGGAGGCAGATGTAGCAATATCTTTTGTGTTTGGTCAGAATATCAAAGACAGAGCAAAG TTGGAAGAGAACAGTACAGAAGAAAAGTCCAAGGATGGTGTGCCACTGGACTCTCAATCAGAGGGCACTAATTATTTCTTACAGTACATCTCTACCCCAAG TTCAAAAAATGCCACAAACAGTACAGACAGTGGGGCAAAATTTGTATTTGGGCAGAACATGTCCGAACGAGTTCTG agTCCCCCAAAGGGTGAGTCCTCaaatgaggaaaataaagaaGTTTCAGCTCCCCCTGCTTCAGAGCCGTCATCACAGGAAACCACCCCAGAGAAGG cagtgAACAGTGTGTCAGAGTCTTTGGAGGAGTCTGCAGCAGCTTACACCAAAGCCACAGCCAAGAAGTGCATCTTAGAGAAAGTCGACGTCAAAACTGGAGAAGAATCAGAAAGCAATGTTTTACAG ATGCAGTGCAAGTTATATGTATTTGAGAAGACTGCTCAGTCGTGGATAGAGAGAGGTCGAGGTTTGCTGAGGCTCAACGACATGGCATCAACAGACGACGGCACGCTACAGTCTCGTTTAG TGATGAGGACCCAGGGCAGCCTCCGGTTGATCCTCAACACTAAACTTTGGCCCCAGATGCAGGTGGACAAGGCCAGCGAGAAGAGTGTACGAATCACTGCCATGGACACAGAGGACCAGGGGGTCAAGGTCTTCCTAATATCG GGTAGCTCTAAGGACGTAGGTCAACTGGCTGCAGCGTTACATCACCGTATCTTAGCCCTGAAGAGCAGGGCGGAGCAAGAGCCTGAGACTCCAACAACAACCATCCCTGAGGCGGAGGTACCGCAGTCCAATGAGGACGACAGCGACGAGGAAGACAATGCCTCTGCCTCAGCTTCAGCCTCCACTCCTGCTACGA GTAAttcagagggaggagagagccAGGCAGCAGGAAGCACATAG
- the ranbp3b gene encoding ran-binding protein 3b isoform X2: MADLANEDKPAIAPPVFVFQKDKAQKRSAEGSSAEDGEDSDKDEGSYIPPVKRERTSSFPPPHSVPKNNVFMPSSFCQSPTGNSDSEPEEKPMGFRLKPPTLIHGQAPSSGVPSQKPKEQQRSVLRPAVLQAPPSKSHIESNSSCGTNGVKKSSDGAPGAQSLFLNNTEHSASLAKSLKHENEEDGASGNKDGGGIEKKEADVAISFVFGQNIKDRAKLEENSTEEKSKDGVPLDSQSEGTNYFLQYISTPSSKNATNSTDSGAKFVFGQNMSERVLSPPKGESSNEENKEVSAPPASEPSSQETTPEKVNSVSESLEESAAAYTKATAKKCILEKVDVKTGEESESNVLQMQCKLYVFEKTAQSWIERGRGLLRLNDMASTDDGTLQSRLVMRTQGSLRLILNTKLWPQMQVDKASEKSVRITAMDTEDQGVKVFLISGSSKDVGQLAAALHHRILALKSRAEQEPETPTTTIPEAEVPQSNEDDSDEEDNASASASASTPATSNSEGGESQAAGST, translated from the exons ATGGCGGACTTGGCAAACGAAG ACAAGCCTGCCATAGCgcctcctgtgtttgttttccaaaaaGATAAAGCACAGAAG CGATCTGCAGAAGGCTCAAGTGCAGAGGATGGAGAAG ATTCAGATAAAGACGAGGGAAGCTATATCCCCCCTGTGAAAAGGGAAAGGACCTCATCGTTCCCACCCCCACATTCTG TTCCCAAGAACAATGTATTCATGCCCTCAAGTTTCTGCCAGTCTCCGACTGGGAACTCTGACTCTGAGCCAG AGGAGAAGCCTATGGGATTCCGTTTAAAGCCACCAACTCTCATACATGGACAGGCACCAAGTTCAG GTGTTCCAAGTCAGAAACCTAAGGAACAGCAACGCAGTGTCCTCCGCCCTGCAGTTCTCCAGGCACCACCCTCTAAATCACATATAGAGTCCA ATTCCAGTTGTGGAACCAACGGTGTGAAAAAGTCATCAGATGGGGCGCCTGGGGCCCAGTCCCTCTTCCTGAACAACACAGAGCACTCAGCCTCCTTGGCCAAGTCACTG aaacatgaaaatgaggaAGATGGAGCAAGTGGTAACAAAGATGGAGGCGGAATAGAGAAGAAGGAGGCAGATGTAGCAATATCTTTTGTGTTTGGTCAGAATATCAAAGACAGAGCAAAG TTGGAAGAGAACAGTACAGAAGAAAAGTCCAAGGATGGTGTGCCACTGGACTCTCAATCAGAGGGCACTAATTATTTCTTACAGTACATCTCTACCCCAAG TTCAAAAAATGCCACAAACAGTACAGACAGTGGGGCAAAATTTGTATTTGGGCAGAACATGTCCGAACGAGTTCTG agTCCCCCAAAGGGTGAGTCCTCaaatgaggaaaataaagaaGTTTCAGCTCCCCCTGCTTCAGAGCCGTCATCACAGGAAACCACCCCAGAGAAGG tgAACAGTGTGTCAGAGTCTTTGGAGGAGTCTGCAGCAGCTTACACCAAAGCCACAGCCAAGAAGTGCATCTTAGAGAAAGTCGACGTCAAAACTGGAGAAGAATCAGAAAGCAATGTTTTACAG ATGCAGTGCAAGTTATATGTATTTGAGAAGACTGCTCAGTCGTGGATAGAGAGAGGTCGAGGTTTGCTGAGGCTCAACGACATGGCATCAACAGACGACGGCACGCTACAGTCTCGTTTAG TGATGAGGACCCAGGGCAGCCTCCGGTTGATCCTCAACACTAAACTTTGGCCCCAGATGCAGGTGGACAAGGCCAGCGAGAAGAGTGTACGAATCACTGCCATGGACACAGAGGACCAGGGGGTCAAGGTCTTCCTAATATCG GGTAGCTCTAAGGACGTAGGTCAACTGGCTGCAGCGTTACATCACCGTATCTTAGCCCTGAAGAGCAGGGCGGAGCAAGAGCCTGAGACTCCAACAACAACCATCCCTGAGGCGGAGGTACCGCAGTCCAATGAGGACGACAGCGACGAGGAAGACAATGCCTCTGCCTCAGCTTCAGCCTCCACTCCTGCTACGA GTAAttcagagggaggagagagccAGGCAGCAGGAAGCACATAG